In Paenibacillus sonchi, a single genomic region encodes these proteins:
- a CDS encoding glycosyltransferase family 4 protein: MLKVAYIDHTAKWSGGEVALFNILTNISNQIEPLVILAEEGALAERLREKGIDVRVIPLDESIRNRGRNTVNLGAPAAALGLLAYGRKLAPILKQEKVDCVHTNSLKSAFYGAVAAKKAGVPLIWHIRDHIGAPYLKPVVAKAIRLLSRLLPNGVIANSHSTLNALELPRTKKTLVVYSAFAKAIGEGIGKREQQKDFNVLLVGRLAQWKGQHIVLEAAKAFKNDSRVKFWLAGDALFGEEAYKNELIQKIQQDELTNVSLLGHVDDIQGLMSKADLLIHTSITPEPFGQVIVEGMAAGLPVIASNEGGPVEIVVPGVTGLLIQPGDPVVLADSITWMLNHPEERKRMADSGMKRVKEHFVIENTVKDIVDYYKGLLAAT; the protein is encoded by the coding sequence ATGCTAAAAGTTGCTTATATCGATCACACCGCCAAATGGAGCGGCGGAGAGGTAGCCTTGTTCAACATTCTTACCAACATCAGCAATCAGATCGAGCCGCTTGTGATCCTCGCTGAGGAAGGCGCATTGGCCGAACGGCTCCGGGAGAAGGGCATCGATGTCCGTGTCATCCCGTTGGATGAGAGCATCCGCAACCGCGGACGGAATACCGTCAACCTGGGTGCTCCAGCCGCTGCGCTGGGACTGCTGGCTTACGGCCGCAAGCTGGCTCCTATTCTCAAGCAGGAGAAAGTGGATTGTGTGCATACCAATTCCCTGAAATCTGCATTCTATGGAGCCGTTGCCGCCAAAAAAGCAGGAGTGCCGCTCATCTGGCATATCCGGGATCATATCGGCGCCCCTTACCTTAAGCCGGTTGTCGCCAAGGCGATCCGGCTGCTGTCACGCCTGCTGCCGAATGGCGTCATTGCGAATTCACATTCCACGCTGAATGCGCTGGAGCTGCCCCGCACCAAGAAAACGCTGGTCGTATACTCCGCTTTTGCCAAAGCGATTGGTGAAGGAATCGGCAAACGGGAGCAGCAAAAAGACTTCAACGTCCTGCTGGTAGGCCGGCTGGCGCAGTGGAAAGGCCAGCATATTGTGCTGGAGGCTGCCAAGGCTTTTAAGAACGACAGCCGTGTGAAGTTCTGGCTGGCCGGGGATGCACTGTTCGGAGAAGAGGCGTACAAAAACGAATTAATTCAGAAGATTCAGCAGGATGAGCTGACCAATGTCAGCCTGCTGGGTCATGTGGATGATATACAAGGCCTGATGAGCAAAGCTGATTTGCTGATTCATACCTCGATAACGCCTGAACCGTTCGGCCAGGTGATTGTCGAAGGCATGGCGGCTGGACTGCCGGTGATTGCCTCCAATGAAGGCGGACCGGTAGAGATTGTGGTTCCCGGGGTAACGGGGCTGCTGATCCAGCCGGGAGACCCAGTTGTACTTGCAGACTCTATCACCTGGATGCTGAACCATCCTGAAGAGCGGAAACGGATGGCGGACAGTGGAATGAAACGGGTGAAAGAGCATTTTGTTATCGAAAATACGGTCAAGGATATCGTTGATTACTATAAAGGGCTGCTCGCGGCGACCTGA
- a CDS encoding glycosyl hydrolase: MCGLEATYGWREEITLNTYRKYRLFITILPIMFILSLLPWSEARSLSIERNVVIPPEAVTPVNPSASQEAADLLDYLVDLGGKGIISGQHDYLESPDEFNNKLKNAAGDYAVLHGYELGAINNQSKGTIARQRQAVVASAIKWHEGGGIVAMTFHQNLPGTTPEWANVHMSLSQEKFDAYVTPGTPQYKSLLASLDEIAVYLGELRDAGVPVLWRPYHEMNGNWFWWGQKDNFSRLWDITYDRLVNQHKLNNLLWVWNPNAPNKWAEPYSAYYPGAAKVDVLAADIYNNDYKQSYYEGLLELANGKPIGIGESGELPDPAILSQTQSKWVYTMTWGKMLTENNNLQKIRSFMTNQHTVSRQDYVQALNAKTNNGSGIIPKNGLKGQYFNNAELSGDPVLTRNDKKIDFNWHGDSPAAGVNKDSFSVRWTGKMKAVYSEEYTFTASSDDGVRVWIGDKLIIDSWKKQSGVSRVGSIKLTAGTSYNLKVEYYENRGDASIRLMWKSPSQKPGPIPQNALTLP; the protein is encoded by the coding sequence GTGTGCGGATTGGAAGCCACCTACGGCTGGAGAGAGGAGATTACATTGAACACTTACCGCAAGTACCGGCTTTTTATTACGATCCTGCCTATTATGTTTATCCTTTCCTTGCTGCCCTGGAGTGAGGCGCGCAGTCTTTCTATTGAACGGAATGTGGTCATTCCCCCGGAGGCGGTCACACCGGTGAATCCATCGGCTTCACAGGAAGCTGCCGATCTGCTGGATTATCTGGTTGATCTCGGAGGAAAGGGCATAATCTCCGGCCAGCATGACTATCTGGAGAGCCCGGACGAATTCAACAACAAGCTGAAGAATGCCGCAGGGGATTACGCGGTGCTGCACGGCTATGAGCTTGGAGCGATTAACAACCAGTCGAAAGGAACTATTGCCCGGCAGCGCCAGGCTGTTGTGGCCAGCGCGATTAAATGGCATGAGGGTGGAGGCATCGTGGCGATGACGTTTCATCAGAACCTGCCCGGAACCACTCCGGAGTGGGCCAACGTGCATATGAGCCTGAGCCAGGAGAAGTTCGATGCCTATGTTACACCGGGTACGCCGCAATACAAAAGCCTGCTTGCTTCACTTGACGAGATTGCCGTCTATTTGGGGGAGCTGCGGGATGCAGGAGTTCCTGTGCTGTGGCGTCCGTATCACGAGATGAACGGAAACTGGTTCTGGTGGGGGCAGAAGGATAACTTCTCCAGACTTTGGGATATTACGTACGACCGGCTGGTGAACCAGCATAAATTGAATAATCTGCTGTGGGTATGGAATCCGAATGCTCCGAATAAGTGGGCAGAGCCTTACAGTGCCTATTATCCTGGGGCGGCTAAGGTGGATGTACTGGCAGCTGATATCTACAATAATGATTACAAGCAGTCTTATTATGAAGGCCTGCTTGAATTGGCTAATGGAAAGCCTATTGGCATAGGAGAGAGCGGAGAACTGCCAGACCCTGCTATATTGTCTCAAACCCAAAGTAAATGGGTATATACGATGACATGGGGGAAAATGCTGACCGAAAATAACAACCTCCAGAAAATCCGGAGTTTTATGACCAATCAGCATACGGTATCCAGACAGGATTACGTTCAGGCGCTTAATGCCAAAACGAACAATGGATCAGGCATCATTCCGAAGAATGGCTTGAAAGGACAGTATTTCAACAATGCCGAACTCTCAGGAGACCCTGTGCTCACCCGTAATGACAAGAAGATTGACTTTAACTGGCATGGAGATTCTCCGGCGGCAGGTGTGAACAAGGATTCCTTCTCCGTGCGCTGGACCGGGAAAATGAAGGCGGTCTACAGTGAGGAATATACGTTCACCGCTTCCTCGGATGATGGCGTCCGTGTATGGATCGGCGACAAGCTGATTATCGACAGCTGGAAGAAGCAAAGCGGTGTCAGCCGCGTGGGGAGCATTAAGCTCACAGCAGGAACCTCGTATAACCTGAAAGTAGAATATTACGAGAACCGCGGAGATGCAAGCATCCGCTTGATGTGGAAGAGTCCGAGCCAGAAGCCTGGGCCCATCCCCCAGAACGCCCTTACCCTTCCTTAA
- a CDS encoding PA14 domain-containing protein: MTTYRKSRLVSIMLTIALFLTAVPFGLGSAPSTAAAASSSSAPVNPNASPAAVKLLDDLNAISGKGIITGQHDYLESPDEFSNRLKWTSGKYAALHGYELGLISGQSESTGAAQRRNVVNSAINWYKNGGIVAMTFHEQLPGTSYQWANVQRTLSQAEFNKYVTPGTAQYKSLIADLDKVAVSLKSLRDAGVPVLWRPYHEMNGNWFWWGKKNNFAELWNIMYDRFVNVHQLNNLLWVWNPNAPNASSDPYELTYPGADKVDVLAADIYNNDYMNRYHDSLLSLADGKPIAIGENGEMPSTAKLQLSQRQWVYMMNWGKMLYENNSTTTIKNFMNDSYTVTLDQYKAGLVESPAAPATPTATPTPVPTATPTPVPTATPAPTATPTPAPTAKPIATPVLSPDDGMVVLPGLNGLQGEYFKNMTLSGTPVLVRNDAAVNFNWRLSAPVSSLGVDYFSVRWTGLIKPSYSETYTISTTSDDGIRVWIDGTAVIDSWTKQSGTERTGNITLKAGQLYDIKVEYYENAGDANIRLMWQSTSQTKATVPTSALYVKTSASTSQALLAAAPTPVATPAPTPVATPAPTPAATPAPTPAATPVATPAVTPVATPAPTPVATPAATPEPALAPMPEPASAPAPAAAPAAAPADNGLQGEYFSNMQLSGAPAVVRTDAVLDFNWRLGSPDAAIGTDFFSVRWSGKIKPLYSETYQIYTTSDDGVRVWVNGTLVIDSWMKQSGTERTGSISLQAGQLYDIKVEYYENQGDARARLMWESPSQVKETVPASALFLPSAS, from the coding sequence TTGACAACTTACCGTAAGTCGCGTCTGGTGTCCATCATGTTAACTATTGCCCTGTTTCTGACTGCAGTGCCGTTTGGCCTGGGGAGCGCGCCATCGACGGCAGCTGCTGCCTCGAGTTCCTCAGCCCCGGTTAATCCCAATGCATCACCTGCTGCTGTCAAGCTGCTTGACGATCTAAACGCTATTTCAGGAAAAGGTATTATTACCGGCCAGCATGACTATCTGGAGAGCCCGGATGAATTCAGCAACAGGCTGAAGTGGACGAGCGGAAAGTACGCGGCCCTTCACGGCTACGAGCTTGGCTTAATCAGCGGCCAGTCGGAAAGCACTGGAGCAGCACAGCGCAGAAATGTGGTGAACAGTGCGATCAACTGGTACAAAAATGGCGGCATCGTCGCGATGACCTTCCATGAGCAGCTGCCCGGCACTTCGTACCAATGGGCGAATGTGCAGAGGACGCTTAGTCAAGCGGAATTCAACAAGTATGTAACACCGGGAACGGCTCAATACAAAAGCCTGATCGCCGATCTGGACAAAGTGGCCGTTTCGCTTAAGAGCTTGCGGGACGCTGGTGTTCCAGTCCTATGGAGACCCTACCATGAAATGAACGGCAACTGGTTCTGGTGGGGGAAGAAAAATAATTTTGCGGAACTTTGGAATATTATGTATGACCGTTTCGTAAACGTTCATCAATTAAACAACCTGCTGTGGGTGTGGAACCCCAATGCTCCAAATGCCTCGTCCGATCCTTATGAACTGACCTATCCGGGAGCAGACAAGGTAGACGTTCTCGCAGCAGATATATATAACAATGATTATATGAACAGATATCATGATAGCCTGCTGAGCCTCGCGGACGGCAAACCCATTGCCATTGGTGAAAATGGCGAAATGCCAAGCACCGCCAAGCTGCAGCTCTCCCAGAGACAATGGGTCTATATGATGAACTGGGGAAAGATGCTCTATGAAAACAACAGCACCACTACCATCAAAAACTTTATGAATGACAGTTACACCGTCACACTGGATCAATACAAAGCCGGGCTGGTGGAGTCACCTGCGGCTCCAGCTACTCCGACGGCTACGCCAACACCGGTGCCGACGGCTACACCGACACCAGTGCCGACGGCCACGCCGGCACCAACGGCCACGCCGACACCGGCACCAACGGCAAAGCCTATAGCCACACCGGTACTATCTCCGGATGATGGTATGGTGGTTCTTCCCGGTCTAAATGGTCTTCAGGGAGAATATTTCAAGAATATGACGCTATCGGGTACACCTGTACTCGTGCGTAACGACGCTGCGGTTAACTTCAACTGGCGCCTGAGCGCTCCGGTATCTTCACTGGGTGTGGATTATTTCTCGGTCCGCTGGACCGGGCTGATCAAACCGTCGTACAGCGAGACTTACACGATTTCCACGACTTCAGACGATGGTATCCGCGTCTGGATTGACGGTACAGCTGTAATCGACAGTTGGACTAAGCAGAGCGGAACTGAACGTACCGGAAATATCACCTTGAAGGCAGGGCAGCTCTACGATATCAAAGTCGAGTATTACGAAAATGCAGGCGATGCCAACATTCGTCTGATGTGGCAGAGCACCAGCCAGACCAAAGCTACAGTTCCAACAAGCGCTTTGTACGTCAAGACCTCAGCCAGCACAAGTCAAGCATTGCTGGCAGCTGCACCAACACCGGTAGCAACCCCGGCACCAACACCGGTAGCAACCCCGGCACCAACGCCGGCAGCAACCCCGGCGCCAACCCCGGCAGCAACGCCGGTAGCAACCCCGGCAGTAACGCCGGTAGCGACTCCGGCGCCAACGCCGGTAGCGACTCCGGCAGCAACGCCGGAACCTGCACTGGCACCGATGCCGGAACCGGCGTCGGCTCCAGCGCCAGCAGCGGCACCAGCAGCAGCGCCTGCTGATAACGGACTGCAGGGTGAATATTTCAGCAACATGCAGCTGTCTGGTGCTCCGGCAGTTGTACGCACCGATGCTGTGCTCGATTTCAACTGGCGGCTGGGTTCGCCGGATGCTGCAATCGGCACCGATTTCTTCTCGGTACGGTGGAGCGGCAAGATCAAACCGCTGTATAGCGAAACCTATCAGATCTATACAACATCAGATGATGGTGTCCGCGTTTGGGTCAATGGCACTCTTGTGATTGACAGCTGGATGAAGCAGAGCGGAACCGAACGCACAGGAAGCATAAGCCTGCAAGCCGGGCAATTATATGATATCAAAGTGGAGTATTACGAGAACCAAGGGGATGCAAGAGCGCGGCTGATGTGGGAAAGTCCAAGCCAAGTCAAAGAGACGGTTCCTGCCAGCGCCCTTTTCCTTCCTTCCGCTTCCTAA
- a CDS encoding glycosyltransferase translates to MFVNPWPGYAKQREFGVERAVHDWVFLIDTDEVVSEELAQDILDRKPGLTDRAVAFSLYRIGDFLGRWLDKGEYLVRLYNRKEYGIRNSLVHEMPEVSEEKTVKLNGILWHQGFRSINDHVARFNKYTDLEAQTAYASGKPFKISHLLLRPPARFLQKYFLHGLFKKGISGFAVSVFWVMYEFMVGFKHYELNSSGRLARHNAMGQAEKEKKGREAMPYSDGLNIMTTGLSWPSLQPGGLNTYFKSVCEQLSSRNKVHALICSQETPSTPKELIIHNAGDPKQSIWKRKDAFQRKAADLMGNGSGRIDILYSHFAPYGIGPAIEAKKRGIPVVMTFHGPWNEEMKIEGQGIKHRVKTTIAKSIEHKAYKLADKFIVLSEYFRDMLHSLHGVPLHKIIVIPGAANVERFVPAANRLATRRTLNLPEGATTVLTVRRLMNRMGLLQLLEAWKQVSERFPNAILLIGGKGPLRGELEGKISDYGLANKVRLLGYIPDHELASYYQAADMFVVPSQALEGFGLITVEALSSGLPVMATPVGGNKEILQGFRPELLFKGSTSDDMAEGMIHMLGNRKLLPGRDECRNHVLEKYTWQHVGDQVESVFLETLGKGVAAGC, encoded by the coding sequence GTGTTCGTCAACCCCTGGCCGGGATATGCGAAGCAAAGGGAATTCGGAGTGGAACGCGCCGTCCATGATTGGGTCTTCCTGATTGATACCGACGAAGTGGTCAGTGAGGAGCTGGCGCAGGACATTCTGGACCGCAAGCCCGGTCTTACAGACAGGGCGGTAGCTTTTTCACTGTACCGGATCGGTGATTTCCTGGGCAGATGGCTGGATAAAGGGGAATACCTGGTTCGCCTCTATAACCGCAAGGAATACGGCATCCGCAACAGTCTGGTGCACGAAATGCCTGAGGTATCGGAGGAAAAAACGGTCAAATTGAACGGGATACTCTGGCATCAGGGATTCCGCAGCATCAATGACCATGTCGCCCGCTTCAATAAATATACCGATCTGGAAGCGCAGACTGCCTATGCCAGCGGCAAGCCTTTTAAGATCAGCCATTTGCTGCTTCGCCCGCCGGCCCGTTTCTTACAGAAGTATTTCCTGCATGGCTTATTCAAGAAAGGCATCTCAGGTTTTGCGGTATCCGTTTTCTGGGTGATGTATGAATTCATGGTCGGCTTCAAGCATTACGAACTGAACAGCTCCGGCAGGCTGGCCCGGCACAATGCAATGGGCCAGGCGGAAAAAGAGAAAAAGGGGAGAGAAGCTATGCCGTACAGTGACGGGTTGAACATTATGACGACCGGCCTTAGCTGGCCCTCTTTACAGCCAGGCGGACTCAATACGTATTTCAAATCCGTGTGTGAGCAGCTCTCTTCGCGCAACAAAGTGCATGCGCTGATCTGCAGTCAGGAAACGCCATCCACACCCAAAGAGCTGATTATCCATAACGCCGGTGATCCGAAGCAGTCGATCTGGAAGCGTAAGGATGCATTCCAGCGCAAGGCGGCAGACCTCATGGGGAATGGCAGCGGCCGGATCGATATTCTCTATTCCCACTTTGCGCCATACGGAATCGGCCCGGCGATTGAAGCCAAGAAACGCGGAATTCCGGTGGTGATGACCTTCCATGGCCCATGGAATGAAGAGATGAAGATCGAAGGCCAGGGCATCAAGCACCGGGTCAAAACAACCATTGCCAAATCCATTGAACATAAAGCTTACAAGCTTGCGGATAAATTCATCGTGCTCAGCGAATATTTCCGCGACATGCTGCACAGCCTGCACGGGGTGCCGCTGCACAAGATCATAGTCATTCCGGGGGCGGCGAATGTGGAACGGTTCGTACCCGCTGCCAACCGGCTGGCGACCCGGCGGACGCTGAATCTTCCCGAGGGAGCCACTACGGTGCTGACTGTGCGGCGTCTGATGAACCGGATGGGGCTGCTGCAGCTGCTGGAAGCCTGGAAGCAGGTGTCCGAGCGGTTCCCGAATGCGATTCTGCTGATCGGGGGCAAAGGGCCGCTGCGCGGCGAGCTGGAAGGAAAAATCTCCGATTATGGACTCGCCAACAAAGTAAGGCTGCTGGGCTACATTCCCGATCATGAGCTGGCGTCCTACTATCAGGCAGCGGACATGTTCGTGGTCCCCTCCCAGGCGCTGGAGGGCTTCGGATTGATTACGGTTGAGGCGCTCTCCTCCGGACTTCCGGTGATGGCAACGCCAGTGGGCGGCAACAAGGAAATTCTGCAGGGCTTCCGGCCGGAGCTGCTGTTCAAAGGCTCAACCAGCGACGACATGGCGGAAGGCATGATCCACATGCTGGGCAACCGCAAGCTGCTGCCGGGCCGTGATGAATGCAGAAATCATGTGCTTGAGAAATACACCTGGCAGCATGTAGGCGACCAAGTGGAATCCGTATTCCTTGAAACTTTGGGAAAGGGTGTGGCGGCAGGATGCTAA
- a CDS encoding glycosyltransferase: MKIAIAHDYLIQMGGAERVVEVFHHMYPDAPIFTTVFNGSRLTDNLKDADIRASWLQKIPGVKTNFKGVLPLYPMAIRDLDFRGYDIVLSSSSAFMKSIQVPESTFHLCYCHTPMRFAWDYDTYMERQSNSGLFKRLLKVYMQRLKHWDQRTSKNVNQFVANSSVVKTRIQNYYHRDADVIFPPINTARFSSSSSIGDYYLIVSRLVSYKRIDLAVEAFNRNGLKLFIVGDGPDRKRLEGMAKDNVSFLGRLEDAEVTGLMSKCRAFIFPGEEDFGITPLEANAAGRPVIAYQAGGALDTIVPYVNGVFFQRQEVDDLLKAIYEVESYAWDIGQIMDHARKFDEQAFMVQFKQYVEQAYVNFLKGG, translated from the coding sequence ATGAAAATTGCGATAGCGCACGATTACTTAATCCAAATGGGCGGGGCGGAAAGAGTAGTGGAGGTATTCCACCACATGTATCCGGATGCTCCGATCTTCACGACGGTATTTAACGGAAGCCGGTTGACCGACAACCTCAAAGATGCGGATATCCGGGCCTCCTGGCTGCAAAAAATCCCGGGAGTGAAGACCAACTTTAAAGGGGTGCTGCCGCTTTATCCCATGGCCATCCGTGATTTGGACTTTCGCGGGTATGATATCGTCCTGAGTTCCAGCAGTGCTTTCATGAAAAGCATACAGGTGCCCGAGTCTACATTTCATCTGTGCTACTGTCATACTCCGATGCGGTTCGCCTGGGATTATGACACCTACATGGAGCGGCAATCGAATTCCGGATTGTTCAAAAGACTGCTTAAGGTCTACATGCAGCGGCTCAAGCACTGGGACCAGCGCACTTCCAAAAATGTTAACCAATTCGTTGCCAACTCGTCGGTGGTCAAGACCCGGATTCAGAATTACTATCACCGGGATGCCGATGTGATTTTTCCGCCGATCAACACCGCACGCTTCAGCAGTTCGTCTTCCATAGGCGATTACTATCTGATCGTGTCCCGGCTGGTCTCTTACAAAAGGATTGATCTGGCGGTGGAAGCCTTCAACCGCAACGGGCTGAAGCTGTTTATCGTCGGCGACGGCCCGGACCGCAAGCGCCTGGAGGGCATGGCCAAAGATAATGTATCGTTTCTGGGCCGGCTGGAGGATGCCGAGGTGACGGGGCTGATGTCGAAGTGCCGGGCGTTTATTTTTCCCGGTGAAGAGGATTTCGGCATCACCCCGCTTGAGGCCAATGCTGCAGGAAGACCGGTTATTGCCTATCAGGCCGGAGGGGCGCTGGATACCATCGTTCCTTATGTCAACGGCGTGTTCTTCCAGCGTCAGGAAGTTGATGATTTACTTAAGGCCATTTATGAAGTGGAGTCCTATGCGTGGGACATTGGGCAGATCATGGACCATGCGCGTAAATTCGATGAACAGGCGTTTATGGTTCAGTTCAAGCAATATGTGGAACAGGCCTACGTCAATTTTCTAAAAGGAGGATGA
- a CDS encoding sugar phosphate nucleotidyltransferase gives MKLVLLSGGSGKRLWPLSNDSRSKQFLKVLQSPAGEPESMVQRVWRQLQETGMADSSYLATGRSQVEMIQSQLGAEVPIIVEPERRDTFPAIALTAAYLYSIAGVSPRETVAILPVDPYVEASFFETVVQLEATMQESGANLALMGVVPELASEKYGYIIPTSDEAAASGYMQVSHFQEKPDRAQAEELISRGALWNCGVFAFRLGYLLDILQRKGLPLNYEELQKQYKLLSSISFDYEVVEKEENIVVQPYAGFWKDLGTWNTLTEEMSSNHVGKGFVTADSEGTCLINELDIPVTVIGAKDLIIAASPDGILVTHKTESPRIKEVLKSFEQRPMYEERRWGHYKVIDYVKYDEGNEVLTKRIFISEGKNISYQLHHKRSEIWTIVSGEASIVLNEKMHNVKAGDVVRIPEGTKHAILALTDVEFIEVQTGSELVEEDNIRITLEWEDIALQQFIS, from the coding sequence ATGAAACTGGTACTTCTATCTGGCGGTTCTGGTAAACGGCTCTGGCCTTTGTCCAACGATTCCCGTTCCAAGCAATTTCTGAAGGTGCTGCAAAGCCCGGCGGGCGAACCGGAATCCATGGTGCAGCGGGTATGGAGACAACTTCAGGAGACAGGCATGGCGGATTCCTCGTATTTGGCTACCGGCCGCAGCCAGGTCGAAATGATTCAGAGCCAGCTCGGCGCAGAGGTGCCAATCATTGTGGAGCCGGAACGCCGCGATACCTTCCCGGCCATTGCTCTGACTGCAGCTTACCTGTATTCAATCGCAGGGGTGTCTCCAAGGGAGACTGTGGCTATTCTGCCCGTCGATCCGTATGTGGAGGCATCATTTTTTGAAACCGTCGTCCAGCTTGAGGCCACGATGCAGGAAAGCGGCGCAAATCTGGCGCTGATGGGCGTAGTCCCTGAGCTTGCCTCCGAGAAATACGGCTATATTATTCCTACCAGCGATGAAGCAGCGGCAAGCGGCTATATGCAGGTGAGCCATTTCCAGGAGAAGCCGGACCGCGCACAGGCCGAAGAGCTGATCAGCCGGGGGGCACTGTGGAACTGCGGAGTATTCGCTTTCCGCCTGGGCTATCTGCTGGATATTCTGCAGCGCAAAGGTCTGCCTTTGAACTATGAGGAACTGCAGAAGCAGTATAAACTGCTGTCGTCCATCAGCTTTGACTACGAAGTGGTGGAAAAAGAGGAGAATATCGTCGTTCAGCCTTACGCCGGGTTCTGGAAGGATCTTGGCACATGGAATACCCTCACCGAGGAAATGAGCAGCAACCACGTGGGCAAAGGCTTCGTGACCGCCGATTCCGAAGGGACCTGCCTGATCAATGAACTGGACATTCCGGTCACAGTAATCGGAGCAAAGGACCTGATTATCGCAGCCAGCCCGGACGGCATTCTCGTGACCCACAAAACGGAAAGCCCACGCATCAAGGAAGTGCTGAAGTCTTTTGAACAAAGACCGATGTACGAGGAGCGCCGCTGGGGCCACTATAAGGTCATTGATTATGTGAAGTACGATGAGGGCAATGAAGTGCTGACCAAGCGGATTTTTATCTCCGAAGGCAAAAATATCAGCTACCAGCTGCATCACAAACGCAGTGAAATCTGGACAATTGTCAGCGGCGAGGCAAGCATTGTGCTGAATGAGAAGATGCATAATGTGAAGGCAGGGGATGTAGTCCGCATACCGGAAGGGACAAAACATGCCATTCTGGCGCTGACGGATGTGGAGTTCATTGAGGTGCAGACCGGCTCGGAGCTGGTGGAAGAAGACAATATCCGCATTACACTGGAGTGGGAAGACATCGCTCTGCAGCAGTTTATTTCGTAA
- a CDS encoding UDP-glucose dehydrogenase family protein → MKLAVIGTGYVGLVSGVCFTLNGNHVICVDKDEEKIKKLRQMESPIYEPGIEALIEMNLREGRLSFSSDLHESVRRSDIVILAVGTPSLPGGEADLRYIEGAATEIAQAMEGYKIIMTKSTVPVGTNEKIRKIIASHTTHPFDIVSAPEFLREGSAIQDTLHPDRIVIGLDNPELEPAMRQLHQGFTENVFVTDIRSAEMIKYASNAFLATKISFINEIANICEKVGADVTEVAEGMGMDRRIGSTFLQAGIGYGGSCFPKDTNALIQIAGNVDYEFKLLKSVVEVNKDQRFMIISKLHESLGNLRGAVIGIWGLAFKPNTDDVREAPAREIVESLVAEGATVKLYDPIAAENFRQQYDHPQLRWCGLPEEAAEGSDAVCLLTDWSVFKDIDLHKLAEGMRRQVLIDGRNVFSKEQIEGTGFEYHSVGRPQMGGLSGYSPSVAGAV, encoded by the coding sequence ATGAAACTGGCAGTAATCGGTACCGGCTATGTCGGTCTTGTCTCTGGCGTATGTTTTACACTGAATGGAAATCATGTAATTTGCGTGGATAAGGATGAGGAAAAGATCAAAAAGCTCAGACAGATGGAATCCCCCATCTATGAGCCGGGTATTGAGGCACTCATTGAAATGAATTTGCGTGAGGGCAGGTTATCCTTCTCCTCGGATCTTCATGAATCGGTACGCCGGTCTGATATCGTCATTCTCGCGGTAGGGACGCCTTCTCTTCCGGGCGGTGAAGCAGACCTGAGATATATTGAAGGGGCGGCTACGGAAATCGCCCAGGCGATGGAAGGCTACAAAATCATTATGACCAAGTCAACCGTTCCTGTGGGCACAAATGAAAAAATCCGCAAAATTATCGCCTCCCACACCACTCATCCCTTCGATATCGTCTCCGCTCCTGAATTCCTGCGTGAAGGCTCGGCGATCCAGGATACACTCCATCCGGACCGGATTGTTATCGGACTGGATAACCCGGAGCTTGAGCCTGCGATGCGCCAGCTTCACCAGGGCTTCACGGAAAATGTGTTCGTAACCGATATCCGCAGTGCGGAAATGATTAAATATGCATCGAATGCTTTTCTGGCGACGAAGATCTCCTTCATTAACGAGATTGCCAACATTTGTGAAAAAGTGGGAGCTGATGTAACCGAGGTGGCAGAAGGTATGGGTATGGACCGGCGGATCGGCTCAACCTTCCTGCAGGCCGGTATCGGTTATGGCGGCTCCTGTTTCCCGAAAGACACCAATGCGCTGATTCAAATTGCAGGCAATGTGGACTACGAGTTCAAGCTGCTGAAATCGGTGGTTGAGGTGAACAAAGACCAGCGCTTCATGATCATCTCGAAGCTGCATGAGTCCCTTGGCAACCTGCGCGGTGCAGTCATCGGCATCTGGGGATTGGCCTTTAAGCCGAACACCGACGATGTCCGCGAAGCCCCGGCCCGCGAAATTGTGGAGAGCCTGGTGGCCGAAGGCGCTACAGTGAAGCTGTATGATCCGATTGCTGCGGAGAACTTCAGACAGCAATACGATCATCCGCAGCTGCGCTGGTGCGGCCTGCCGGAAGAAGCGGCGGAAGGCAGCGATGCGGTCTGCCTGCTGACCGACTGGAGCGTGTTCAAGGACATCGATCTGCACAAGCTTGCGGAAGGGATGCGCCGCCAGGTGCTGATCGACGGACGCAACGTCTTCTCCAAAGAGCAGATCGAGGGAACCGGCTTTGAATACCATTCGGTCGGACGCCCGCAAATGGGGGGCCTCAGCGGCTACTCCCCCAGCGTAGCCGGCGCGGTCTAG